A stretch of the Gemmatimonadaceae bacterium genome encodes the following:
- the dctP gene encoding TRAP transporter substrate-binding protein DctP, whose product MIRTYRPIVFVLTLLAAFALPLRAQAPVTVKMATLVPENSSWFLVLKEVADQWGKISGGKVRVLLYPGGRQGDDPDVVRKMNLGTLNAGVLTSAGLGEIDRSIYALSIPMAFNDYEEVYAVLEKMRPELEATFAAKGFVVLNWADGGWNHFFTKSAAATPEQMKKLKLFSWAGDTKTTEAYKKMGFDPRPAPSTELVTGLQTGLFEAFLAPPQVALITRYYEQTKYMTDMKVQILMGATVIRKETWERIPADLRPKLLDAARSAGAKLQRSIRDSYQRDVDAMKKTGLTVVPVDARTRDQWRRSVEAGYPIIRGGVMPADAFDDALRFRDEYRRQQGAAKK is encoded by the coding sequence ATGATTCGCACATACCGTCCCATCGTCTTCGTCCTCACCCTCCTCGCCGCGTTCGCGCTGCCCCTGCGCGCGCAGGCGCCGGTGACGGTGAAGATGGCCACGCTCGTTCCCGAGAACTCGTCCTGGTTCCTCGTCCTGAAGGAGGTTGCCGATCAGTGGGGCAAGATCTCCGGCGGCAAGGTGCGCGTGCTGCTGTATCCCGGCGGTCGCCAGGGTGACGATCCGGATGTGGTGCGCAAGATGAACCTGGGCACCCTCAACGCCGGCGTGCTGACCTCCGCCGGGTTGGGAGAGATTGACCGCAGCATCTACGCCCTGAGCATCCCGATGGCCTTCAATGACTACGAAGAGGTCTACGCGGTGCTCGAGAAGATGCGCCCCGAACTGGAGGCCACGTTCGCGGCCAAGGGCTTCGTCGTGCTCAACTGGGCGGACGGCGGGTGGAACCATTTCTTCACGAAGTCGGCGGCCGCGACGCCGGAACAGATGAAGAAGCTCAAGCTCTTCAGCTGGGCGGGCGATACCAAGACGACGGAGGCGTACAAGAAGATGGGGTTCGATCCGCGCCCCGCGCCGTCCACCGAACTCGTGACGGGGCTGCAGACCGGCCTCTTCGAGGCCTTCCTCGCCCCGCCGCAAGTGGCGCTCATCACGCGCTACTACGAGCAGACGAAGTACATGACCGACATGAAGGTCCAGATCCTCATGGGCGCCACCGTGATCCGCAAGGAGACGTGGGAGCGCATTCCGGCGGACCTGCGTCCGAAGCTGCTGGACGCCGCGCGCAGCGCGGGGGCGAAGCTGCAGCGGTCCATTCGCGACAGCTATCAGCGCGACGTGGATGCCATGAAGAAGACGGGCCTGACCGTCGTGCCGGTGGACGCGCGCACGCGGGACCAGTGGCGGCGCTCGGTGGAGGCGGGCTATCCCATCATCCGCGGCGGCGTGATGCCGGCGGACGCGTTTGACGACGCGCTGCGCTTCCGCGACGAGTATCGGCGGCAGCAGGGCGCGGCCAAGAAGTGA